tacttatagatggtttgcccgtaacgtcatggatgcagatactcattctgccaatatcgaaacatgtttgccacgatgacatcagtgcaccacgtcacgtgaatttcacccaccgtgttagcttagcttgtgaggtgtcgtgctgctagctagatgacgcgggtttgattcccggcgacggcggccgcatttcgatcaaggcgaaatgcaggaacacccgtgtacttagatttaggcgtacgttaaagaacccgagggggccaaaattaatccggagtcccccactgcgtcatgcctcccaatcatatcgtggttttggcacgtaaaatcccagcaattattagagttttggaacaggggcctcaaacgtattggagccccaaagaaatagcgtcgaagccactgcgcatgcgcacgacggaaactttgtttgggttttgcgtcgggcacgctattttcatcgatttagcgggagccccaaaagctaccccaaaagctttcgtcaacaaacatggcggcgcccatcgaagcgacggctccaacctagcacaaaactgtgcTCGATTCgcggtaacgcgtgaagttcgtaagctagaagaagtgattgcggttatcgctttctctcagctaacatgtgtaatgaagattgattcattatacgccgatgattccaaattcaattgtcgatttcatggctcgtaggcctatcacggatttaCTTGGCTAGGTGAaagtgcgtaaagttggttactcaaaactaagcggaGTAAGTTTCATGCTGCTAATAGACTaatttctaaattgtaattaaaggcgagaacacgaaagtattattacttttcttatcataaaatggtatattttattttaatatttataacagcttttctttgacgccgtagtgacgctgcaaatgCAACActctatccgcaaacgcaaaacgcctattccaaaactcttcattcctgcatgccccaacgctaacccCTGGAAAGCTCTTTGGGGCTCCAAACTTTAATGGCCCCTATTCTTAAAcgttattagccatcaacatggtttgctttttgacagtaaccggttttcacagcattaccactgttatcaattaaaagccgtcgcggcttttaccatttcgaacgagttagttcgggacgtgctcgtcgccgaaaacgactgcgcgcttcttacactataGTGTGTCGGTTTGCGCAGTAGTCTTCTAAAACTCCACTTACactgattcagacagtgagtggcatctgttgcctgtcccttttcttaacgcatgttcttggcgtgctagagacctaagatggcggccaggttgatgtaaattgacactatataggtagtgtgtgtcccagctaatccgggccaagataattgaaaaacaaaaacaagaaagcaggaaacaagataggacgatgagacaaataacgcgacatatcatagcgcgaaagacttgttttagctcatcaaaaaagaagccgtgaacacgttgccatcgcagatcgctggacagctgaacttctacgccgtaggcagagataacgtgagagatcgatgacgctgaacattattttgtgttcacgacagctagaAAGCTGAATtagtagttaatattactgtaaataactaaaaataataacttagtactatctgtcataaaataaaagcactgattcgctctctgcagcgattcgctggaacttaagagcttccggggccaaccaaaaagtcttctgcgcaagcatgatgtcgctgttgttgatgtaaagggccgaccgtaaCGGCGGCACGGACGTTTTGTTACAACGGgctgtgcaaaaaaggattggcgtagtcgaatgtgaaaatgtatacacaaataaaattgcaaataaaaatggctatatttggctacgaaatattttgcacattttttctgtttggctacatttgggctacaacttctctagcttttggttacgccgcctcgtcggacctggcaacactgcttgcagcgtcactatgacgtcaaagaaaagctgtcataaatattaaaatgaaatataccattttatgacaACAATGGTAATTTAGATTTCCatgttttcgcgtttaattacaatttagaactttattctattagcagcaagcacctTGTTgagcttagttttgagtaaccgactttacgtaccttcacccagccaagtcaatacGTGTTatgcctacgagccatgaaatcaaCAATTGAATTctgaatcagcggcgtctaatgaatcaatcttcattacacgtGTTAGTtcagagaaagcgataaccgcaatcacttatcctagcttacgaacttgacgcgttaccacgaatcgaacccagtttggtgctataggttagagccgtcgcttcgatgggcgccgtcaTGTTTGTTGACGTAAGACgtgcagcttttggggctcccgctaaatcaatgaaatagcgtgctcgacgcaaaacccaaacacagcttgcgtcttgcgcatgcgcagtggcttcgacgctatttctttggggccccaaaacgtttgaggcccctattctaaaattctctaataattgctggggttttacgggccagaaAATACGATATTATTGGGTGGCTATGGCGccgtgggggactctggattaattttggcgatctcgggttctttaacgtacacctaaatctaagtacacgagtgttcctgcatttcgccttgatcgaaatgcggccgccgtggccgggaatcaaacccgcttCGTCGAGcaagcagcgcgacacctcagcTGCTAAGCTAAcccggtgggtgaagttcatgtgatgtggggcactgatgtcatcgtggcaaacatgtttcgacattagcagaatgagtatctgcatccgtgacattacgggcaaaccatccagaagtaaaagcaccagaacccacctttggctctaGGTTTTTctcccattattttttatacgttctcgcatacttggtccacttccccttgtttggattctcctctctgaggaggatccgatcttacgtccaacctatcgaaatgaatctcgaatgtaagcacgaacaaaaatgcATCTAGCAGGAGAAGTAAAATGGTAGTAAAGCTttgcgcgagaaacgtggagtgggtcgaaagctgtgcccgacgcgatacttcacccagaagacatggtcatcacactggagcgtgtcatccacccgtgcttcccttctttcatgtcggcgccatgatCGCCCGACAGCCCCGACTCTATGTTATGGCTCTCCCTTCCTGatcatagccatgttagtacaatGTACTGTGAAAAAACCCACTACTACCAGGTTAATCcccatgcccggggatcgggtgcataacggtcaggCGGGGTGTAattaagtttaagtgcatcaaagatcaaagccaccggctcagacaacggcgcaaacagggaagggaaggggagtgagggagggggttatttcgcgcacgcacacacgcacagccacgcggccggctcagccagctaaaacatagccttcgagatttgcttttACCCGATCAGAGTCACCTCTGGAGCGtactggagcgtggattagggcgccacttatagcccaaagaaagccacgtcgcagattttcagtagcccaaacatagccacatagccaacttgtccaagtcgacgccaaaatttttttcctgtagcccaatttggccatatatagccaaacctggcaacactgcgagggatgcgcgctttaattaacggggagcgaacgcacggcggagagcaaacgtgacttcccagtggaaggggagcggtgggcgaggaggcatcgagactgtgcgtgtgcgtgcccgctctcccactgcggcgcatgcgcgcagctctgccgccgactctctctgggctctcgcctgcctctcccctaacagtagTAGCCACTGtactaacagtgtcgacaacggcgtttagccgttccgtcacgtagccagcgttttgacagcggttgtgtgcgttcacacaaacaacgcgcacaactgttgtcgacggcggcggcgttttgcccgcgctcgcaccaaacgcgcccggcgttggtgacgtgtttatgaagaacgtgccaaccttcgccgtacaccctatggcggtgtaccgtaggcgaccataaggccatggtccctgtggttactgaataaatgaaaaccaccggatcatatatatttctcattctttaatataAGTTCAAATAgtcaattacaccatcacatcttaatagtgaTAAATGGAAATACACAATTTCCGccataatacagcttcgctggtcttccatctccaccccagtggaagggctgacagtttttgtatcgagagctacattggccgtattctcgctatttcgctgtggtcggtggccgcaccgcgagctgagccgttgcctagataccaccgcagctggcagcgccgctcgccgcgccatctggcatgacgtcagaggaggaactggtgaaaccgcgagctgaggcgttgcttagcaaccaccggcgttgcatcgccggagaAGTCGGCATTGCATCGTATATACAGAAGAGGTGGCTCGGTGGGATTGGTCGGCAGATATGTAAAttaagtgagtcggagagactgaaagaagctaGTCTTCGTCGTCGGAAataatccaagaggaggcagcgagccgaggagacggaggaagaacgagccgcacgcttcgagaagcgtcgtaagtacgaagcggccaggcgagtgcattcagatgaggaggTTCGTCGTCTAGTTAGGTAtttcgtgccagggccgcggatcaacgacggaacgaaacaccaagctaaacgaTAACATTAagcgtacctctcgctacgcacacccagacATAACTGAGTGAAGCCacagccaagtttttttttctcaccctctttcgcggagccagcgcatccgccacgctgaatggctgcggcgcgcaatCCCGTCAGGTCATTCCGACGTCAGGAAAatggcgcgaaacttgctttcatGCGCTTTTATTTCCTCCTACCCGCCATGCGCCTTCAAAGCGGTGGTcaccctgccgctccgaacgtgtttTTCTAGGGTTTTCTGTCTTTCCGTAGGAAtcaaggcccgaccacattcacccggcgtcgctcagcgtcgactctgagggaggcgccaagccgaaacgtcgtgctcaaggcacaccagagatctcggcgccggcgccgccgccggaagggGCTCAATGAGCGCCAacgtggcgccgaccaatcagggcgtggccgcggccgcgctgctggcaacttttgcaagaccgatcccaccggccagtttcacgacgccaccgctgccgcggtgcatgctggtacttgtagtcatccggccgctccagccgcccgcaGTGCCTGTACGTCggacgatttttggcaatttttggtTAGTGTGGAGCTATCGTGCCATGGGAGGattcacctgctgcgttcctgggtgctacaacaacagcacaagggacaaaggcttcggattctacgtgtttcctaaagagcgaaagctacgagagacgtggatccaacggattaacaGGGCCGGACGGAACGGcaggtaagacagctgttttgCCATGTAAAACACAGTTTCTCTAGTAAATAGGTGCATTACGGTTGGCCTCTTGTCTCGGAATATAAAACCATGTAGCTGAGTACGCCAAAGAATATTTGCGCATTACGTATGCCCTTCCGGAATAGGTGAGCCGCCGTTCGTACAGTGGGTGTTTAGGCCGGGCATTTTGTTGTATCGCCCCGCGTCccgccctttttttttattatcgctGCATACTTTTATTACAAGTTATAGTGCTGTATGCCTATATGAGGTCCTTTAGGTGTTCATGCTGTTTGGGTACAGCACCCCGTACGTCGCTTACGTGGTTTCCTTTACAACGCAAGTAGCAAGCATGCATGCATAAGTTGACGGTGAGCTCTCTGACCAGGATTTTGTAATAGTACTACTGCGCACGGTCGTCCACTTTTAGTTTGAACACGCGAGCGCATGGCCGTGCTCTTCGGAGTGCCAGTGCGTCAGTCGTAGCCGCACATCGAAGCGCAGTGGCGCACTACGAGAAGCACCAGATACAAGTGCCTATACGCCGACGCCACTTCGGTGCGCGGCCGTGTCAGATGCATTGGCACTTCGAAGAGCATAGCCACGCGCTTGCGTGATCaaactaagagtggacgaccctgtacatcgaGAGGCAACTTTTTTAATCGACGTAACATGCTTCACGGGACTCTTGGCAACGACTTAGCCATAACTCGTTGGGCCAAAGGTCGGATGAGCGTTCACGGATCATCCTCGAGGCAAGTGGTGTCTCCGGAACCTCGCCCCTACTTTCCGGGAAGTAGTTATCTGGCGCATGCCCGCGGCCGATTTCGCGGCACCTATGCAGCTAACTGGCTGCAACAGCTGAAGATTTTTTTGCGTCTGTGGCGCTGTctaataacccccccccccaaaaaaaaaaaaaaaaaaaaaaaaaactttatcacTTGCACCGTACTGATGGAATCTTATGGACGCTAATCAAGAGAAAGTTGTACCGTTGTCTCACAATGGAAGTATCCAGCCTGTACATACAAAAAATGTGGAAGGTACACTATTGCTGTCCTGGCCATGTTCATTGTGTCATAGCATTAATCCTGGAACTCTCTCTACCTAGGTTCTCGAAGTTTACTCCAACCACAGGACATAGAGTTTGCAGTGCCCACTTCGAAGGAGGGAAAAAGACTTACATGAACCGTGTGCCCACAATATTCCCTTTGAGACAGCAAAAGGTGGAGAAGAGGCGACCGTTGAGAAGAACAAAGGTAATATAAGCACAAGTAATACAGAGAAAAAGCATGTTATGCTTACATATACCTCATTATTTCTTTTTATGGTAGGGCTTGACACAGGTGGCAGCTACGTAAGGGTTGTGCTAGTGCATGAAAAAACAAGTGATGATGCTTAGTAAACTTACTAGTGTGAAGTATTCATGAAAAATGTAGTGTACAAATTCTCATCTGCAGCTGCACTGTTGAAATAGCTGATCATTCTGAGTTTAAGTCTCGTTTGACTAATGTGCTGTTATCTTAAACACAAGAAAGTGTCGCATTGTcaatttttcccccttttttagtTCATTTCCTGATTCAGCCAATCTTTTTTCCactgtttttcttgttttgtagGCACATGCTGCTGCTTCTTGAGTGCGATTCCTCTTGTCGTTCCTTTTCCGGTCCTGTTTGCAGGCGCTGTTTATATACCTTGTATGCTATCTGGTTCATCCTTGCTTGTGCTCTGCattatttgcgtttttttttcagtgtcttgttgtaacttttttttcatttgtgagccTCTTTTATATTTGGAATAATATGTACATTTACTGCTGTTTATGTTCAAATTTTTGTAATCAAAACCAACTCAAATCAAATGCCCTTGGGCCCCGAGTGTATTGTGAATAAATAGTGTTATAAAGACTGAAACACAtggctttctttattttctccTGCCAGCCTGAAGTTGTCAGGAGCTCAACTGTGCCACCTGGATCTGAGCAAGAGGTCTCTGCCATCGCTAGCAGTGACAGCGATGATCCTTTGCAGCAGGAAGTGCATCTACACCTGGACCATGCATACAGCAGCCAACAGTTAAGTTATGATGAGCTTGTCGAGCAAGTTGCTAAACAAAAGCACATCATAACTGAACTCCTGGAGCAAGCTGAAGCAGCAAATGCGACAGTGGCAGAGCTTAACAACCTGCTTAAACGAAGTCAGCAGGACCACGCCGAAACAAAAAAGCTGTGTGACCGTCTTCAGCAGAAGAACAGGTGCTTAAGACTTCAGTTATCAGCAATGCAGGAAAAAGTTAGACGTTGCAAGACTGAAGCTGCACAGAACATGGATATCACATATGAGGCCCTTGTAAAAGACGAGAAAAAGCTACGGTATTACACTGGCTTCACATCCAGCAAGCGCTTGGACACTTTTTGGTCCCTTCTAGAGCCAGATGCAAAAAGGCTGTGCTTCTGGCAGATGAAAGAAACGGCCAGTGAAGACAGAAACTTCATCCTGCCTTTGAAGACCCAGCTCGTGCTGGTCTTGATGAGACTGAAGCTTGGTCTTGATGGCCTTGACCTTGCATACAGGTATGCTGTCAACATTCAAAGCTTGCAATAATTTTTTTGCACCAATAGTTACTTCTACCTAACATCTAAAAAGTTAATAGGAGTGACTCGTGTAAATCTGTTTCCACGCCAATTTATATACAAGGACATTCTATGCATAACATCATCTATGAATCTACTGTGTGGACTAAAATAAGCAGAACCCTACAGGCCTTAATGGTTCACATAATTATGCGGACCCATCTTGTATGCAGTGCACAGCCCGTTACAATAA
This Dermacentor silvarum isolate Dsil-2018 chromosome 6, BIME_Dsil_1.4, whole genome shotgun sequence DNA region includes the following protein-coding sequences:
- the LOC119455659 gene encoding uncharacterized protein LOC119455659 produces the protein MLVLVVIRPLQPPAVPVRRTIFGNFWLVWSYRAMGGFTCCVPGCYNNSTRDKGFGFYVFPKERKLRETWIQRINRAGRNGRFSKFTPTTGHRVCSAHFEGGKKTYMNRVPTIFPLRQQKVEKRRPLRRTKPEVVRSSTVPPGSEQEVSAIASSDSDDPLQQEVHLHLDHAYSSQQLSYDELVEQVAKQKHIITELLEQAEAANATVAELNNLLKRSQQDHAETKKLCDRLQQKNRCLRLQLSAMQEKVRRCKTEAAQNMDITYEALVKDEKKLRYYTGFTSSKRLDTFWSLLEPDAKRLCFWQMKETASEDRNFILPLKTQLVLVLMRLKLGLDGLDLAYRFGVSKTTVSRIWVTWLDFLDNRLCQVPTWMSPQLCDKYRPKAFIDKGYTTVDGILDCTEIFIETPSSFRVQSETYSSYKKHNTAKGLVVCSPNGFVMFVSDLAPGRLSDKALTKACGVLEKFSPGRSVMADRGFTIEEECKQHSLHLNIPPFLEGRPQLSEADETETRLIASVRIHVERVIRKIKTYKILSQVFPNSMSGQLNKVWHICALLTNFVGEPLL